A genomic segment from Brienomyrus brachyistius isolate T26 chromosome 9, BBRACH_0.4, whole genome shotgun sequence encodes:
- the wdtc1 gene encoding WD and tetratricopeptide repeats protein 1 translates to MICCEAMATVNITSDILHRQIREKGALGFQRHYHVTDPFIKRLGLEAELQGHSGCVNCLEWNESGDLLASGSDDQHAIVWDPFRHRKLITMHTGHAANIFSVKFLPHTDDRILVTGAADTKVHVHDLTVKETIHMFSDHTNRVKRIATAPMWPNTFWSAAEDGTIRQYDLRENSRRSEVLIDLTEYCGQLVEAKCLAVNPRDNNYLAVGANGPFVRLYDIRMIHSHRKSLSQNAQAGVHTFCERQKPIPDGAGQYYVAGHLPVKLPDYNNRLRVLVATYVTFSPDGTELLVNMGGEQVYLFDLTFKQRPYTFLLPKKCHSTGEVQNGKTSTNGVLNGIHLPASRLRWAEGKSSNSTSAELPPHLERIKQQANEAFARQQWTQAIQLYSLSIHEASRNAMLYGNRAAAYMKRKWDGDHYDALRDCLKALALNPAHLKAHFRLARCLFELKYVAEALECLNDFKGKFPEQAHSSACEALDKDIRAALFAKAEASEDKKGGSLRFHAFNRKPSIPEDEAVLRERSYDYKHRYCGHCNTTTDIKEANFFGSKGQYIVSGSDDGSFFIWEKETTNLVRILQGDESIVNCLQPHPSYCFLATSGIDSVVRLWNPRPETESENGRVVVDMEGAAQANQRRMNADPLEVMLLNMGYRITGLSSGGPDGSDDEDSSEGQVQCRPS, encoded by the exons ATGATTTGCTGTGAGGCCATGGCTACTGTGAAcatcaccagtgacatcctgcaCCGCCAAATAAGG GAAAAGGGAGCACTAGGGTTCCAGAGACACTATCATGTGACCGACCCCTTTATCAAGAGACTTGGGCTGGAAGCAGAGCTGCAG ggcCATTCTGGATGTGTCAACTGCCTGGAATGGAATGAGAGTGGAGA CCTGCTAGCCTCTGGTTCAGACGACCAGCATGCCATCGTCTGGGACCCGTTCCGGCATCGCAAGCTCATCACCATGCATACAGGGCACGCAGCCAACATCTTCTCTGTCAAG TTCCTGCCCCACACTGATGACCGCATCCTGGTAACAGGGGCGGCAGACACCAAGGTCCATGTGCATGACCTGACGGTCAAGGAGACCATCCACATGTTCTCTGACCACACCAACCGGGTCAAGCGGATTGCCACAGCTCCCATGTGGCCCAACACCTTCTGGAGCGCAGCTGAGGATGGCACGATCAG GCAGTACGACCTGAGGGAGAACAGCCGTAGATCCGAGGTGCTCATAGATCTTACCGAATACTGTGGCCAGCTGGTGGAAGCCAAGTGCCTGGCTGTTAACCCGCGAGACAACAACTACCTGGCAGTGGGAGCCAACGGGCCCTTTGTCCGCCTCTATGACATCCGCATGATTCACAGTCACCG GAAATCACTGAGTCAGAATGCACAGGCAGGCGTGCACACCTTCTGCGAGAGGCAGAAGCCTATACCTGACGGGGCAGGGCAGTATTATGTCGCCG GTCACCTACCAGTAAAACTTCCTGACTACAACAACCGGCTACGTGTCCTGGTGGCCACCTACGTCACCTTCAGCCCAGATGGAACGGAGCTGCTGGTCAACATGGGTGGGGAGCAG GTGTACTTATTCGACCTGACGTTTAAGCAGAGGCCATACACCTTTCTTCTACCGAAGAAGTGCCATTCGACAGGAG AGGTACAGAACGGAAAGACCTCCACCAATGGTGTGTTGAACGGCATACACCTGCCTGCCAGCCGTCTGCGATGGGCCGAGGGCAAGTCTTCTAACAG CACCTCTGCCGAGCTGCCCCCCCACCTGGAGCGCATCAAGCAGCAGGCCAACGAGGCGTTTGCACGGCAGCAGTGGACGCAGGCCATCCAGCTGTACAGCCTGAGCATCCACGAGGCTAGCCGCAACGCCATGCTCTACGGCAACCGAGCGGCCGCCTACATGAAGCGCAAATG GGATGGTGACCACTATGACGCCTTGCGGGACTGCCTGAAGGCGTTGGCACTGAACCCAGCCCATCTGAAGGCCCACTTTCGGCTGGCACGCTGTCTCTTCGAGCTGAAGTATGTGGCTGAGGCACTGGAGTGTCTAAATGACTTCAAGGGCAAGTTCCCCGAGCAGGCCCACAGCAGCGCCTGCGAAGCTCTGGACAAGGACATCAGGGCTGCTCTGTTCGCCAAGGCTGAAGCCT CGGAAGATAAGAAGGGCGGCTCTCTCCGCTTCCACGCCTTCAACCGAAAGCCGTCCATCCCGGAGGACGAGGCTGTGCTGAGGGAACGCAGCTATGACTACAAGCATCGTTACTGCGGCCACTGCAACACCACCACAGACATCAAAGAGGCCAACTTCTTCGGCAG CAAAGGGCAGTACATCGTGAGCGGCTCAGACGACGGCTCTTTCTTCATCTGGGAGAAGGAGACCACCAACCTAGTCAGGATCCTACAGGGGGACGAGTCCATCGTCAACTGCCTACAGCCACACCCCAGCTACTGCTTCCTGGCCACCAGCGGCATCGATTCTGTGGTGCGGCTCTGGAACCCCAGGCCAGAG ACGGAGAGTGAGAACGGCCGGGTGGTGGTGGACATGGAGGGTGCCGCCCAGGCCAACCAGCGGCGCATGAACGCCGACCCGCTGGAGGTCATGCTACTCAACATGGGCTACCGCATCACGGGCCTGAGCAGCGGTGGACCCGATGGCTCCGACGACGAGGACAGCTCCGAGGGCCAGGTGCAGTGCCGGCCCAGCTAG